A single region of the Triticum dicoccoides isolate Atlit2015 ecotype Zavitan chromosome 2B, WEW_v2.0, whole genome shotgun sequence genome encodes:
- the LOC119361523 gene encoding probable receptor-like protein kinase At5g18500, whose amino-acid sequence MESILQDQSSRPHSIPLQHLKEITNNFSEDRILGHGGIGVVYKGVLHNGEMIAVKKIVSSLMPGPQKQFENEVYHLMIVRNPNIVRCVGYCYEIKNACLEYNGKYIFAEMAERLLCLEYLPKGSLDKYLSDESSGLEWSTRYKIIMGICNGLRHLHEQNDKPIVHLDLKPANIMLDDSMEPKIIDFGLSRLLDKEQTICTSSRDGTFGYMAPEFLHSGTITRKSDIFSLGVIIFEIITGRRDYVDVTPNSSYEFIEDTLKKWRNTLERAPGYRSLEIECQQIKRCIQVALICMNFERAERPRIMKIISMLQGLESIDFDVTNVETSSRLFGSTDFGMPKNLTKLSCQELQIAHRDFSNIVGSVVCKGTIKDGPEFFPLDGKAAQLSWDRRMKIATGIAKGLRYLHSELQPPSTISKLNSKSVYVTEDFTPKLVDFECWKTMFSKHSKTLGHSNNESSFPGHLDFLKDKPSEVQCNSFAFGVILLEIISGRLPYCKDNGYLVHWAIKYLQQPKEISKLVDPELTNVRPDHLAVICGVAAGDALWPAKNVVKQNEQFELSC is encoded by the exons ATGGAAAGCATATTACAGGATCAGAGTTCAAGACCACATAGTATACCACTGCAACATTTGAAAGAAATCACAAATAACTTCTCTGAAGATCGAATACTTGGACATGGTGGTATTGGTGTGGTATATAAG GGGGTGCTGCATAATGGGGAAATGATTGCTGTGAAGAAGATTGTATCGTCATTAATGCCAGGCCCACAGAAGCAATTTGAGAATGAAGTTTATCATCTTATGATCGTTAGGAACCCCAATATAGTGCGATGTGTAGGCTACTGCTATGAAATAAAGAATGCGTGTTTGGAGTACAATGGAAAATATATTTTTGCAGAGATGGCGGAAAGGTTGCTTTGCTTGGAGTATCTACCCAAAGGAAGCCTCGACAAGTATCTATCAG ATGAATCTTCTGGACTTGAATGGAGCACACGTTACAAAATAATCATGGGGATTTGCAATGGTTTGCGTCACCTTCATGAGCAAAATGATAAACCTATTGTACACTTGGACCTAAAACCTGCCAACATAATGCTCGATGATAGTATGGAGCCAAAAATTATAGACTTCGGTCTATCAAGACTGCTTGACAAAGAACAAACTATTTGCACTTCATCTCGTGATGGAACATT TGGTTACATGGCACCAGAATTCCTACACAGCGGTACAATTACACGAAAGTCAGACATATTTAGTTTGGGTGTAATAATCTTCGAGATAATAACGGGACGGAGGGATTACGTGGATGTtactccaaattcttcatatgaattTATTGAGGAT ACACTTAAGAAATGGAGAAATACACTAGAGAGAGCACCCGGATATAGGTCCTTAGAAATAGAATGCCAACAGATAAAAAGATGCATTCAGGTAGCTCTAATCTGCATGAACTTTGAGCGTGCAGAAAGGCCTCGAATAATGAAAATTATCAGTATGCTTCAAGGTCTGGAAAGTATTGACTTTGACGTTACAAATGTGGAGACATCATCTAGACTTTTTGGAAGTACGG ATTTTGGTATGCCGAAAAATTTGACAAAGTTAAGTTGCCAAGAGCTTCAAATAGCTCATAGAGATTTTAGCAACATTGTTGGCTCTGTAGTCTGCAAAGGAACAATCAAGGATGGGCCTGAG TTTTTTCCTTTAGATGGGAAAGCAGCTCAATTATCTTGGGACAGACGAATGAAAATAGCCACCGGTATTGCCAAAGGTTTAAGGTATTTGCACAGTGAGCTGCAACCTCCATCCACTATATCGAAGCTGAACTCCAAGTCAGTTTATGTTACAGAAGATTTTACTCCCAAG CTGGTTGATTTTGAATGCTGGAAAACAATGTTTTCCAAGCATTCGAAGACGCTCGGCCACTCAAATAATGAATCCTCTTTCCCTGGTCACCTGGACTTTTTGAAGGACAAGCCTAGTGAAGTCCAATGCAATTCATTTGCTTTTGGAGTGATTTTGCTGGAGATCATTAGTGGACGGCTTCCTTACTGCAAGGACAATGGATATTTGGTTCACTGG GCTATCAAGTACCTCCAGCAGCCCAAGGAGATTAGTAAGCTGGTCGACCCGGAGCTGACCAACGTGAGACCTGATCACCTTGCTGTGATCTGCGGTGTG GCTGCTGGAGATGCTTTATGGCCTGCAAAAAATGTGGTGAAGCAGAACGAGCAGTTTGAACTTTCTTGTTAA
- the LOC119361524 gene encoding G-type lectin S-receptor-like serine/threonine-protein kinase SD1-13, which produces MPLQYLKEITNNFSRERILGQGGAGVVYKGVQQNGDMIAVKKIVSTLMPGLQEQFENEVYHLMTLKHPNIVRCVGYCYEIQNVCLEYNGKYVFAEQAERLICLEYLPKGSLNSHLSDESSGLDWSTRYQIIKGVCNGLRHLHEQIDKPMLHLDLKPDNILLDNSMEPKITDFGLSRVLDQPQTIRTTSRDGTFGYMAPEFLHGGTITLKSDIFSLGVIILEIITGRREYPDIGTSSNDFIELALKKWRNALPRALGYRSLEIKCQQIKTCIQVGLICVNPERTKRPSITEIINMLQRPKDINCNIGYEATIPGYSGITDTALLIGSDMLKNLPNISHWEVESACEDFTHIVSSTTLTERLPISDMAVLIDSGECEMEDDIDMIDDSSAELIAAANANIGGTRLAGATWPTPVRE; this is translated from the exons ATGCCACTACAATATTTGAAAGAGATCACAAATAACTTCTCTCGTGAGCGAATACTTGGCCAAGGTGGTGCTGGCGTAGTATACAAG GGAGTGCAGCAAAATGGGGACATGATTGCTGTGAAGAAGATTGTATCAACATTAATGCCAGGCCTGCAGGAGCAGTTTGAGAATGAAGTTTATCATCTTATGACGCTTAAACACCCCAATATAGTGCGATGTGTAGGCTACTGCTATGAAATACAGAATGTATGTTTAGAGTACAATGGGAAATATGTTTTTGCAGAGCAGGCGGAAAGGTTGATTTGCTTGGAATATTTGCCAAAAGGAAGCCTTAATAGCCATTTATCAG ATGAATCTTCTGGGCTTGATTGGAGCACACGCTACCAAATAATCAAGGGGGTTTGCAATGGTTTACGTCACCTTCATGAGCAAATTGATAAGCCTATGTTACACCTGGATCTAAAACCTGACAACATATTGCTAGATAATAGTATGGAGCCAAAAATTACAGACTTCGGTCTGTCAAGAGTGCTTGATCAACCACAAACTATCCGCACTACATCTCGCGATGGAACATT TGGTTACATGGCACCAGAATTTCTACATGGAGGTACAATTACACTAAAGTCGGACATATTTAGTTTGGGTGTGATAATCTTGGAGATAATAACAGGACGCAGGGAGTACCCGGACATTGGAACATCCTCAAATGACTTTATCGAGCTT GCACTTAAAAAATGGAGAAATGCCTTACCTAGAGCACTTGGATATAGATCCCTCGAAATAAAGTGCCAACAAATAAAAACATGCATTCAGGTAGGTCTAATATGTGTGAATCCTGAGCGCACAAAAAGGCCTTCGATAACGGAAATTATAAATATGCTTCAAAGACCAAAAGACATTAATTGCAACATTGGCTATGAGGCGACAATACCAGGATATTCTGGAATTACTGATACAGCATTATTGATTG GTTCTGATATGTTGAAAAATTTGCCAAATATAAGTCATTGGGAGGTTGAATCAGCATGCGAAGATTTTACTCACATTGTTAGCTCAACTACACTCACGGAAAGGCTGCCAATATCCGACATGGCAGTATTGATTG ATTCTG GTGAATGTGAGATGGAAGATGACATAGACATGATTGATGACAGTTCTGCTGAGCTTATAGCTGCTGCAAATGCTAATATTGGTGGCACGAGGCTGGCGGGTGCGACATGGCCGACGCCGGTGAGAGAATAG